The Fimbriimonas ginsengisoli Gsoil 348 genome window below encodes:
- a CDS encoding YciI family protein produces MRFMILMIPNTDKYEAGAMPSPELVAKMTAFNQELMDAGVMITGEGLQSSAKGARLSFSSGKATVTDGPFVDAKEVLGGFWMVEVGSKQEAIDWFSRCPAEEGNIIEIRQVFEMCDFPIEVQEAAAVR; encoded by the coding sequence ATGCGATTTATGATTTTGATGATTCCGAACACCGACAAGTACGAAGCCGGCGCGATGCCCTCCCCCGAGCTCGTCGCCAAGATGACGGCGTTTAATCAGGAGCTTATGGATGCCGGCGTCATGATCACCGGTGAAGGACTGCAGTCGTCGGCGAAAGGAGCCCGTCTCTCGTTCTCGAGCGGCAAGGCGACGGTGACGGATGGGCCGTTCGTAGACGCTAAGGAAGTGCTTGGCGGATTCTGGATGGTGGAGGTCGGCTCCAAACAGGAAGCGATCGACTGGTTCTCGCGATGTCCCGCGGAGGAGGGAAACATTATCGAGATTCGGCAGGTGTTCGAGATGTGCGATTTCCCGATCGAAGTTCAGGAGGCGGCGGCGGTTCGATAG
- a CDS encoding chorismate mutase, producing MNGKRALVGLAALALAASAGAESDRQAAERFVGLLRQRLLLSREVAIAKFNSGAPVEDLKREKALIDQTLKSTGAEHEFAYRILRAQIEASKAAQRRFISKWAGHPRFRHAPNLAKDVRPKLDLLTTHMLSMLPKLHETRPAVLRRAATQVRWPKQDRDCFGPAWKVAVAPVVEN from the coding sequence GTGAATGGTAAACGGGCACTTGTTGGGCTTGCGGCATTAGCTTTGGCGGCTTCGGCGGGAGCCGAATCGGATCGACAGGCGGCAGAACGGTTTGTGGGGCTGTTGCGTCAGCGGCTTCTTCTATCTCGCGAAGTCGCAATCGCGAAATTCAACTCCGGCGCTCCCGTGGAGGATCTTAAGCGAGAAAAGGCGCTGATCGATCAAACCTTGAAGTCGACCGGGGCAGAGCACGAGTTCGCATATCGCATTCTGAGGGCTCAGATCGAAGCCAGCAAGGCAGCCCAGCGACGGTTCATCTCCAAATGGGCAGGCCATCCTCGGTTCCGACATGCGCCCAACCTGGCCAAAGACGTTCGACCGAAGCTCGACCTCCTCACCACGCACATGTTAAGCATGCTGCCAAAGCTTCACGAAACTCGACCGGCGGTATTGAGGCGGGCCGCCACGCAGGTTCGATGGCCGAAACAAGATCGCGATTGTTTCGGTCCCGCGTGGAAAGTTGCCGTCGCGCCGGTCGTCGAGAATTAG
- a CDS encoding RNA polymerase sigma factor produces the protein MNGIAVDRVREAVDGVYRAESRRILATLIRLLGDFDLAEEAMQDAFASALQQWTRDGIPQNPRAWLVSAGRFKAIDAMRRRARFDASLSEIAERLDTDAQAAFELDEEGVKDDTLRLIFTCCHPALSPDARSALTLREVCGLTTEEIARAFLTFPATVAQRIVRAKSKIRDAKIPYQVPSPADLPERLEAVLQVVYLVFNEGYSASSGGSLTRADLSGEAIRLGRLLMDLLPEPEVIGLLALMLLQESRRLARTSPSGDLILLEDQDRSLWNRDQIAEGQALVERGLATRRFGPYTLQAAIAAVHADARQASATDWPQIASLYDILARVEPSPVVDLNRAVAVAMRDGPSAGVALIDEILERGELADYHLAHSARAELCRRAGRLDDAAASYRRALELARQEPERRFLEGRLRELGET, from the coding sequence ATGAACGGCATAGCGGTCGATCGGGTGCGGGAGGCGGTGGACGGGGTCTACCGGGCCGAATCGCGGCGCATTTTGGCCACGCTGATCCGGCTTCTCGGAGACTTTGACCTTGCCGAGGAGGCGATGCAGGATGCGTTTGCTTCCGCACTCCAGCAATGGACTCGGGACGGTATTCCGCAGAACCCGCGGGCGTGGCTCGTCTCCGCCGGGCGGTTCAAGGCAATCGACGCGATGCGGCGCCGGGCTCGGTTCGATGCTTCGCTTTCCGAGATCGCGGAGCGACTCGATACCGACGCCCAGGCTGCGTTCGAACTAGACGAGGAAGGGGTGAAGGACGACACCCTGCGGCTGATCTTTACTTGCTGCCACCCCGCCCTCTCTCCAGACGCGCGTTCCGCGCTGACCCTTCGAGAGGTCTGCGGCCTCACGACCGAGGAGATCGCCCGCGCCTTTCTCACGTTCCCGGCCACCGTGGCCCAGCGAATCGTACGCGCCAAATCGAAGATTCGAGACGCGAAGATTCCTTATCAGGTCCCTTCTCCGGCCGACCTTCCGGAGCGGTTGGAAGCGGTCCTTCAGGTTGTCTATCTCGTCTTTAACGAAGGCTATTCCGCCTCGTCCGGCGGTTCGTTGACGCGGGCCGACCTCTCAGGAGAGGCGATTCGGCTTGGCCGGCTTCTGATGGATCTTCTGCCAGAGCCGGAAGTGATCGGCCTGCTCGCCCTGATGCTCCTTCAAGAGTCGCGCCGCCTGGCGCGCACCTCTCCCAGCGGGGACCTGATCCTGCTCGAAGACCAAGATCGGTCTCTATGGAACCGCGATCAGATCGCGGAAGGGCAGGCGCTCGTGGAGCGCGGGCTTGCCACCCGCCGGTTTGGTCCCTATACGCTGCAAGCGGCGATCGCCGCGGTTCATGCGGACGCCCGGCAGGCTTCCGCCACGGACTGGCCTCAGATCGCCAGCCTCTACGATATCTTGGCTCGGGTCGAGCCGTCGCCTGTGGTGGACCTTAACCGCGCCGTGGCGGTGGCGATGCGCGACGGACCTTCCGCGGGGGTCGCGCTGATCGATGAGATTCTCGAACGCGGAGAGCTCGCGGACTATCACCTGGCCCACTCGGCCAGAGCCGAGCTATGTCGCCGGGCCGGAAGGCTCGACGATGCGGCTGCTTCGTATCGCCGGGCGCTGGAGCTCGCCAGGCAGGAGCCCGAGCGGCGGTTCTTGGAAGGCCGACTTCGCGAACTGGGCGAGACCTAA
- a CDS encoding YciI family protein, with protein sequence MNYMLLIYLDEQAPQMDEAGAKKCGGLAERLGASGHWIAGGILQPTPTATSLRVRQGRRLVTDGPFAETREQLAGYMLIEAKDLDEALEIASQHPVAEFGTVEVRPLREIPVVEVAGRS encoded by the coding sequence ATGAACTACATGTTGCTGATTTATCTCGACGAGCAAGCGCCCCAGATGGACGAGGCAGGGGCTAAGAAATGCGGAGGCTTGGCGGAGAGGCTGGGGGCCAGCGGGCACTGGATCGCCGGCGGCATCCTCCAGCCGACCCCCACCGCCACCAGCCTCCGAGTACGACAAGGCCGCCGCCTCGTGACCGACGGCCCGTTCGCGGAGACGCGCGAGCAACTGGCCGGCTACATGCTCATCGAAGCGAAGGACCTCGATGAGGCGCTCGAGATCGCCAGCCAGCATCCGGTCGCGGAGTTCGGCACCGTCGAGGTCCGCCCGTTGAGAGAGATTCCGGTGGTGGAGGTAGCGGGACGGAGCTGA
- a CDS encoding SRPBCC family protein — MREREVLITRVFDAPRELVFRAWTDPEHLRHWFAPHGCEVEILSLDVRPGGEFRYGIRPPKGADCWCRGTYLEVTSPERIVYSIALTDEHGRFTDSVTAGKDPDWPAETVVTVTFAERAGKTEVTLHQNALESVAKRTGAYPSWLQMLDRLAEELRRHPQ, encoded by the coding sequence ATGAGGGAGCGGGAAGTCCTAATCACTCGCGTCTTCGATGCTCCCAGGGAGTTGGTCTTTCGGGCGTGGACAGATCCGGAGCATTTGCGCCACTGGTTTGCCCCTCACGGTTGCGAGGTCGAGATTCTTTCGCTCGACGTGCGACCCGGCGGCGAATTTCGCTACGGTATTCGGCCACCCAAGGGGGCGGATTGTTGGTGCCGGGGGACTTACCTTGAAGTCACCTCACCCGAGAGGATTGTCTACTCGATCGCCCTTACCGACGAGCATGGTCGGTTCACCGATTCTGTGACGGCTGGAAAGGACCCCGACTGGCCCGCGGAGACCGTGGTCACGGTCACGTTTGCCGAGCGGGCAGGGAAGACCGAAGTTACGCTGCATCAAAACGCCCTTGAATCGGTCGCCAAGCGGACCGGGGCCTACCCGAGCTGGCTCCAAATGCTCGATCGTCTTGCCGAAGAGCTCCGCCGACACCCTCAGTGA